The segment GGAAGTACCAGGCCGCGCTTGGCTTGCGGAGGACGCCGAGGAGGGCTGCGGGCCTGCTGTGCCGGGCCGTGTCTGGTTGGCCGGGGGCGCCGAGGAAGGCTGCGGGCCTGCTGTGCCCGGCCGTGTCTGGTTGGCCGGGGGCGCCGAGGAAGGCTGCGGAGCAGGCGCAGCGGGTCCCGCAGGCTTGGCCGGAGGAGTGGGCGCGGCGGGCCGGGCCGGCGGTGTAGGAGCCTGCGCGAGGCTGGTCGGGCGCGCCGGGGAAGTGTCCGGGGAGGCGGGCTGGGCCACCTTCACGGAGCCCACGGCCTTGACCGGAGGCACCGGCGGTCCGGGCTTGGCGTGCGGGGCCGCCGGTGTCGGCGGTCCCGGCTGGGCTTGCGAGGCTGCCGCCGGAGCAGGTGCGGCAGGCGGTCCCGGCTTGGGTTGCTGCGTATCGGCGGTGGGCGGTCCAGGCTTGGCCGGCGAACCACCGGAGCCGTTGGAACCAGCGGAACCACTGGAGCCGGCCGATCCAGGCGGCCCAGGCTTGGCCGGCGCGCCGGGCGAACTGAGCGAGCTGGGCGCGCCGGGCGAACTGAGCGAGCTGGGCGCGCCGGGCGAACTGAGCGAGCTGGGCGCGCCGGGCGAACCGGGAGCGCCGGACGAACTGGGCGCGCCGGAACCAGTGGGTTGAGCTGCGGAAACGGGCGGAACCGGAGGCTTGGCCACCGCTTCCTTGCCCGGCTTGTCACGAGCTGTAGCGGCCCCGCCGTCCTCGTCCGGTATCCGGGTGAGAACGACGGTCTCGTCGGGTCGCGGGTCCGCGGCCTTCGCGGTCGCTTCCTCCGGCGTCCGTTTCCGGTCGGACGTCGGCTGGTCCCCCATGAAAAGAGCCTCCACAGCTACTTCGGATCGATCAGGTCAGCGAGGCGGCGCGCACCGTCACCGGGCCGCCCGCCTCGCTCACCCCCGAGTCCGAGGATGCCGTTCGGCGGGCGAAGTCACCCGGTGTGCGGGCCTGCTCGCAACGGTCCGCACCTGCGCGAACAAGCCCCCATCGTACGCCGCCATGATCAGCGGGCGGTTCCCCGGAGCTTGGCCCGGGCGGCACGCCGTCCCCGAAGGTACGCGCGTGGTCCGGCAATCATCCCCCGTCGGTTCGCCGAAAGAAGCTCGCGTGGGAAGTCGTCCTGAAGTGTGGAGACCCGCAGGCTGTCGGAACCGGTCAGATCGCGCAGAGCGGTCGGCGCCAGGGCCATCAGCTTGAAGATCAGGCCCGGCCGGTTCATCAGCAGACTGGTGTACGCGGCCGTCAGCCCCGTCCCGTATCCGACCATCTGCTTGTGCAGGCCCTCGAAGTCGGCCCGGTGGTAGTGGTGGGTCACCGCGGTCGGCTGGTACACGATCGTCCCACCGCTGAGCAGCACCTGGGTGAAGGCGAGGGTGTCCTCCGAGCCCATCGCCGGGGTGCCGGCGCCGAGCGCGTTGTCCCAGCCGCCGATCCGTTCCATCACGCCGGGCCGGAACGTCATGTTCGCGCCGGTGCCGAACGGCGGCAGCGGGTAGAGCGGGCTCTGGAGGTGCGCGGTGTGCGGGCCGAACGTGTCCGGCCGGAACCCGCGGCCCTTGCTGTGCCCGCCGAACTGCTCGAACCAGAGCTGCGCCTTGGTCTCCAGCTCGGCCGGGACGATCACGCCGGAGACCACGTCGGCCTCCGGGTACATCGCCAGCGCCCGGGCCACCTCGGCCAGCCAGTACGGGTCGGCCCGCTCGTCGTCGTCGATCCAGGCCACGATCTGCCCGTGGGTCGCGGCGACCGCCGCGTTGCGGGCGAACGACAGGCCGGCCTTGGGCTCGCGCAGGTACTCGACCGGGCCGCGGCGGGCCGCCGCCCGGACCACCTCGGCGGTGGCGTCGGTCACCGGCGCGTTGTCCACGACGAGGATCCGGAAGACCGGGTACTGCATGGCGAACAGGCTGTCCAGGCAGCGGGCCAGCGCGCCGGGCCGCTCCCGGGTGCAGACCACCACGGTGATCTCCGGCGCGGAGGCCAGGATCGCACGCCGGCTGGCCAGGAACTCCGGCTCGGTGTGCGGGACGTAACCGTGCACCGGGACGGGGGCGCCGCCCAGGCGGGAGCTCACCGCCTCGCCGAGCTCGGTGTCGATCGCCGCGGCCAGCGCGTACGGGGCGAGCCCCTGCTCCGGCACGTCGACCAGCACCGTGCCGAGCGGCTCGGTGAAGAGCCGGACCAGGACGTGGGCCTGCAGAACCCGGCGGCCGTCCGCCGCGATCGCGGCGACCGGCGGCAGCGGCTGGGACAGGTCCAGGTCGAGCACGACCGCGGGGCGGAACCTGCTCTCGTCGTCCAGGTTCGGGGCGCCCGGGAGGGCGCCGTTGACTCCGGTGGTCACTGAGCGGCCTCCGACTCGTTGCGCCGGCCGGCGCGCTTCTTGCTGACGGTTTCCACGACGCCACCGACACCCGCGGCGGCGGCGCCGGCGATGACGCCACCCGCGCGGAGCAGGTGGTCGGCGCCCTTGCCGGTGGCGGCCGCACCCACGTGCTTGACCACGGCCTTCGGCAGCGACCAGATGTAGCTCTTCTCGGCGCCGAGGGCGTCGTTCTTGTTCTCCTCGTGCAGGCTGCCCATCTGGACCTTGCCCCGGCCCTCGGCGTAGCAGCGCTTCACGAAGAACTTGAAGCTGGCCCGCTCGGCGGGCACCTCGTGCTGGATGACCGCGCCCGGCACGTACACCCAATGGCCGTTGTCGGAGACCTCGCTCATGCGCAGGCAGAGGTCGGTGTCCTCGGGCCGGTTGCGGTCGCCGAGCTTGCCGAAGCCGACCCGGAATCCGCCGGCCGCGACGAACACGTCCCGGCGCACGATCATGTTGGCCGACCAGACGTTGCGGATCGGCGCGGTCTCGGTGGGCATGCCGGTGTACGAGCCACCGACCGCCCAGAGGAACTCGCCCGGCATCCACTTCGGGGCGGGGCCCTCCCAGGCCGGCTGGATGAAGCCGCCGGTGCCGATCACCTCGGGGTCGGCGAACGGCTCGATCTGCCGCTCGAGCCAATCCGGCTCGGCGATGATGTCGTCGTCCAGGAAGGCGATCAGCGGGGTCTGGGCGTAGAAGGCGCCGGTGTTGCGGTTGCCGGAGACGCCCTGGGCGTACTCGTTCTGCAGCACCGTGATGCCCGGCAGCTCACGCTTGATCCGGTCGAACATCGCCGGGTTGTGGTCGACGACCACGACGATCTCTTCGGGCTTCTGCGTCTGAGCGTGGGCGCACTCGAGCGTACGGGTGAGGTAGTCCCAGCGCACCTCGGAGTACGTGGGAATGACGATCGTCGTGGGCAGATGGGTGTGGTTCACGAGGGGAGTGCTCCTGTGGGCGGAAGGGGCGCCTGGTGAACTTTTCCAACCTGGCATCGGGCCGGAGCTGCTGCTACGGCCCTGCCAGGTGGGAAGAAGTTCAGTCGTCGAGCGAGGCGCGGCTGCGCAGCTTGCTGATGTCCTGGGTGGGGCCGCTGCCGATGTCGTCGAGCGCGCGGGCCCGCAAGGCGCGCAGGTCCCGGGTGGGGCCCATGCCGAGGTCGTCGAAGGCCGGCTTGCGCAGCTTGTTGATGTCGTCGGTGCGCCGGGTGCCGACCTCGTGCGGGCGGTTGGCCCGGTTGAGCTGGCCGGTGTCGCGGCGCGGGTCGGCCGGGTGCCGGTTCGCCGCGACCGGGTGGGCGGCGACCACGACCGGCGCGGGCGGGTTGACGGCCGGCTCGTAGCCGCGGGGCTCGAGGACCCGGGGGACAGCCGGCGGCGGGGTGACGACCGGGGGCGCCGGGACCGGGTTGGCGGTCGGCAGCTTCAGGCCCTCGACGAACGGGGCGATGCCGGCGCCGCGGCGGCCGCGCATCCGGCCGTACTCACTGA is part of the Actinoplanes sp. NBC_00393 genome and harbors:
- a CDS encoding glycosyltransferase, which encodes MTTGVNGALPGAPNLDDESRFRPAVVLDLDLSQPLPPVAAIAADGRRVLQAHVLVRLFTEPLGTVLVDVPEQGLAPYALAAAIDTELGEAVSSRLGGAPVPVHGYVPHTEPEFLASRRAILASAPEITVVVCTRERPGALARCLDSLFAMQYPVFRILVVDNAPVTDATAEVVRAAARRGPVEYLREPKAGLSFARNAAVAATHGQIVAWIDDDERADPYWLAEVARALAMYPEADVVSGVIVPAELETKAQLWFEQFGGHSKGRGFRPDTFGPHTAHLQSPLYPLPPFGTGANMTFRPGVMERIGGWDNALGAGTPAMGSEDTLAFTQVLLSGGTIVYQPTAVTHHYHRADFEGLHKQMVGYGTGLTAAYTSLLMNRPGLIFKLMALAPTALRDLTGSDSLRVSTLQDDFPRELLSANRRGMIAGPRAYLRGRRAARAKLRGTAR
- a CDS encoding glycosyltransferase family 2 protein yields the protein MNHTHLPTTIVIPTYSEVRWDYLTRTLECAHAQTQKPEEIVVVVDHNPAMFDRIKRELPGITVLQNEYAQGVSGNRNTGAFYAQTPLIAFLDDDIIAEPDWLERQIEPFADPEVIGTGGFIQPAWEGPAPKWMPGEFLWAVGGSYTGMPTETAPIRNVWSANMIVRRDVFVAAGGFRVGFGKLGDRNRPEDTDLCLRMSEVSDNGHWVYVPGAVIQHEVPAERASFKFFVKRCYAEGRGKVQMGSLHEENKNDALGAEKSYIWSLPKAVVKHVGAAATGKGADHLLRAGGVIAGAAAAGVGGVVETVSKKRAGRRNESEAAQ